A region from the Acipenser ruthenus chromosome 49, fAciRut3.2 maternal haplotype, whole genome shotgun sequence genome encodes:
- the LOC117966252 gene encoding TLE family member 5-like isoform X2, protein MMFPQSRHSASSQSSQQLKFTTSDSCDRIKDEFQFLQAQYHSLKLECDKLASEKSEMQRHYIMYYEMSYGLNIEMHKQAEIVKRLNGICAQVLPYLSQEHQQQVLGAIERAKQVTPPEMNSIIRQLQAHQLSQLQGLALPMTPLPLGLTPPSLPAVTSSSGLFSLSSILASQAQLAKEEKAAREGGDNHRDEEAEKSD, encoded by the exons GCTTCCTCTCAGTCGTCGCAGCAGCTGAAGTTTACAACTTCTGACTCCTGTGATCGAATCAAGGACGAGTTTCAGTTCCTCCAGGCGCAGTACCACAG tttgaaATTGGAATGCGACAAGCTGGCCAGTGAGAAGTCGGAGATGCAGCGTCACTATATCATG tactATGAAATGTCCTATGGCCTGAACATTGAAATGCACAAACAG GCTGAAATCGTGAAGAGGTTAAACGGGATCTGTGCTCAAGTCCTCCCCTATCTGTCACAAGAG CACCAGCAGCAGGTCCTGGGTGCAATCGAACGTGCCAAACAGGTGACCCCCCCAGAGATGAACTCCATCATTCGG cagctccaggcTCATCAGCTCTCCCAGCTCCAGGGACTGGCCTTGCCGATGACCCCCCTGCCCCTGGGCCTCACGCCCCCCTCCCTGCCCGCCGTCACCTCCAGCTCCGGCCTCTTCTCCCTCTCCAGCATCCTGGCCTCGCAGGCACAGCTGGCTAAGGAGGAGAAGGCAGCGCGAGAGGGGGGAGACAACCACCGGGACGAGGAAGCCGAGAAGTCAGACTAG
- the LOC117966252 gene encoding TLE family member 5-like isoform X1 codes for MMFPQSRHSASSQSSQQLKFTTSDSCDRIKDEFQFLQAQYHSLKLECDKLASEKSEMQRHYIMYYEMSYGLNIEMHKQAEIVKRLNGICAQVLPYLSQEHQQQVLGAIERAKQVTPPEMNSIIRQQLQAHQLSQLQGLALPMTPLPLGLTPPSLPAVTSSSGLFSLSSILASQAQLAKEEKAAREGGDNHRDEEAEKSD; via the exons GCTTCCTCTCAGTCGTCGCAGCAGCTGAAGTTTACAACTTCTGACTCCTGTGATCGAATCAAGGACGAGTTTCAGTTCCTCCAGGCGCAGTACCACAG tttgaaATTGGAATGCGACAAGCTGGCCAGTGAGAAGTCGGAGATGCAGCGTCACTATATCATG tactATGAAATGTCCTATGGCCTGAACATTGAAATGCACAAACAG GCTGAAATCGTGAAGAGGTTAAACGGGATCTGTGCTCAAGTCCTCCCCTATCTGTCACAAGAG CACCAGCAGCAGGTCCTGGGTGCAATCGAACGTGCCAAACAGGTGACCCCCCCAGAGATGAACTCCATCATTCGG cagcagctccaggcTCATCAGCTCTCCCAGCTCCAGGGACTGGCCTTGCCGATGACCCCCCTGCCCCTGGGCCTCACGCCCCCCTCCCTGCCCGCCGTCACCTCCAGCTCCGGCCTCTTCTCCCTCTCCAGCATCCTGGCCTCGCAGGCACAGCTGGCTAAGGAGGAGAAGGCAGCGCGAGAGGGGGGAGACAACCACCGGGACGAGGAAGCCGAGAAGTCAGACTAG